Proteins encoded by one window of Bacteroidota bacterium:
- a CDS encoding sulfotransferase domain-containing protein, with protein sequence MFNLHQRFFKKHSSPKKILLYGLQRSGTNYLETLINLNFPDCNFLNGESRNEITHKHFRLYDNKKMIPEPQFNNNLSFKNFPEFENKLPPNKIPELYIIVSKDPYSWFVSYRNWSKKNNWPNPDYHYIEEYNLFYSRWMHFAKESSKIIFVRYSDLLTQPLEELNKIGKSLNLLPLLKLKSTKKVYASRRFTGDKKEQFLNKDHLNKITREDMEIINLTLDSELTKFLGYLGTEDIGRRTYDIGHRT encoded by the coding sequence ATGTTTAATTTGCACCAAAGGTTTTTTAAAAAACACTCATCACCAAAAAAGATCCTGCTTTATGGATTACAGCGCAGTGGTACGAATTATCTGGAAACCCTCATCAATCTCAATTTTCCCGATTGTAATTTTTTAAACGGAGAGAGCAGAAACGAAATTACACATAAACATTTTCGGCTTTACGATAATAAAAAAATGATACCGGAACCGCAGTTCAACAATAACCTATCGTTTAAAAATTTTCCTGAATTTGAAAATAAACTTCCTCCAAATAAAATTCCTGAACTTTATATTATAGTATCTAAAGACCCTTACAGCTGGTTTGTAAGTTACAGGAACTGGAGTAAAAAAAATAACTGGCCAAATCCGGACTATCATTATATAGAAGAATACAATTTATTTTATAGCAGGTGGATGCACTTCGCTAAAGAATCATCAAAAATTATTTTTGTTCGTTATTCCGATCTGCTCACTCAACCACTGGAGGAATTGAATAAAATCGGAAAATCACTAAATCTACTACCGTTACTAAAATTAAAATCCACTAAAAAAGTATATGCTTCCAGGCGTTTTACCGGTGATAAAAAAGAACAATTTTTAAATAAAGACCATCTGAATAAAATAACTCGGGAGGATATGGAAATAATCAATTTGACACTTGATTCTGAGTTAACAAAATTCCTTGGGTATTTGGGGACGGAGGACATAGGACGTAGGACATATGACATAGGACATAGGACCTAG
- the mazG gene encoding nucleoside triphosphate pyrophosphohydrolase, whose amino-acid sequence MDISVDLKKAAFERLLTIMDELRAECPWDKKQTIHTLRNLTIEETYELADAITDNNWNHIKEELGDILLHIIFYSKIGEEQNEFSIADVLNAQCEKLIHRHPHIYGDIKVKDEAEVKKNWEQLKLKEGKKSVLEGVPQSLPAIIKAYRMQEKAAQVKFEWENTSQVWEKVEEELNEFKEVAFNPNPDKTKMEEEFGDLLFSLVNLSRFIQIDPETALEKTNKKFIKRFQYIEQKATEQNRTLNDMTLAEMDALWNEAKNN is encoded by the coding sequence ATGGATATCTCTGTTGATTTAAAAAAGGCTGCCTTTGAAAGATTGCTTACAATAATGGATGAATTGCGGGCGGAGTGTCCCTGGGATAAAAAACAAACCATTCATACTTTGCGCAACCTTACCATTGAAGAAACCTATGAATTGGCCGATGCTATAACAGATAATAACTGGAACCATATTAAGGAGGAATTGGGTGATATCCTTCTGCATATCATTTTCTATTCAAAAATAGGAGAGGAACAAAATGAATTTTCCATTGCTGATGTTTTGAATGCACAGTGTGAAAAACTTATTCACCGGCATCCGCATATTTATGGTGACATAAAGGTGAAGGACGAAGCGGAGGTAAAAAAGAACTGGGAACAACTGAAACTTAAGGAAGGAAAAAAATCTGTTCTGGAAGGAGTGCCGCAAAGTTTACCTGCTATCATAAAAGCATATCGCATGCAGGAAAAAGCTGCACAGGTAAAATTTGAATGGGAAAATACATCACAGGTATGGGAAAAGGTGGAAGAGGAATTAAATGAATTTAAGGAAGTGGCATTTAACCCAAACCCCGATAAAACGAAAATGGAAGAAGAATTCGGTGACCTTTTATTTTCATTGGTCAACCTTTCCAGATTTATTCAAATAGATCCCGAAACAGCATTGGAAAAAACCAATAAGAAATTTATCAAACGATTTCAATACATCGAACAAAAAGCCACAGAACAAAATCGCACCCTCAATGATATGACACTGGCGGAAATGGATGCGCTTTGGAATGAAGCCAAAAATAATTGA
- a CDS encoding DUF5103 domain-containing protein, with amino-acid sequence MNSNKQNPLHSYSKKLLLFYTLYIYRCVVFAQIQPDTLQIDTVEISNISSSIIEEQVNNTNLKTVQLNRSDLQLAYPILLLNSEDELIFSFDDLKGGVRNYYYTFQHCDQNWEASNLTTFDYLDGYEENTIDNYSFSFGTLQAYTHYSVNFPNDNIDFKVSGNYVVKVWEDDNRDVPLIVKRFFVWEELASINAKVYRPNLIEFRNNYQEINFTVDIRSLDVSHALDEIRVTLFQNGRYDNAIYDSKPRMITNDLLTYDKDDMVFPAGKEYRHFDTKTLNFQSDMVRKITKEDGKYQVYVNVDDSRLYQKYFYETDINGQYVLQADLTNDVNTEGDYAMVNFVLKYPYVITSGELYVFGELNNNQMNNQNKMTYDYDLQQYTAQLYLKQGYYNYLYMYKGIGSSKGELIYTEGNHFESENDYQLFIYQHMYDRDYDRIVGCSIFNSIK; translated from the coding sequence ATGAACTCCAATAAACAAAATCCTCTCCATTCCTATTCCAAAAAGCTATTGCTTTTTTATACACTATATATATATAGGTGTGTTGTGTTTGCCCAAATTCAACCGGATACTCTTCAAATTGATACCGTTGAGATTTCAAATATTAGCAGTTCCATAATCGAGGAACAAGTAAATAACACGAATTTGAAAACAGTTCAATTGAACAGGAGCGATCTGCAATTGGCGTATCCAATTCTTCTGCTCAACTCGGAAGATGAACTGATTTTTAGTTTTGACGATCTGAAAGGTGGTGTCCGAAACTATTATTATACCTTTCAACATTGCGACCAAAACTGGGAAGCTTCCAATCTTACCACTTTCGATTATCTGGATGGGTATGAAGAAAATACAATAGACAACTATTCCTTTTCATTTGGAACGCTGCAAGCTTATACACACTATTCTGTAAATTTTCCAAATGATAATATTGATTTTAAAGTGAGTGGAAATTATGTTGTAAAGGTTTGGGAGGATGATAATAGAGATGTTCCACTTATAGTAAAACGTTTTTTTGTATGGGAGGAACTCGCATCCATCAATGCAAAAGTATACAGACCCAACCTGATAGAATTCCGGAATAACTATCAGGAAATAAATTTCACCGTTGATATCCGCAGTCTCGATGTTTCACACGCATTGGATGAAATACGCGTTACCCTTTTTCAGAATGGCAGATACGACAATGCAATTTACGACAGTAAACCACGTATGATAACCAACGATCTGCTAACCTATGATAAAGATGATATGGTTTTTCCTGCGGGAAAAGAATACCGGCACTTTGATACTAAAACTTTGAATTTCCAATCAGATATGGTAAGAAAAATCACCAAAGAGGATGGTAAATACCAGGTATATGTAAACGTAGATGATAGCCGGCTCTATCAAAAATATTTTTATGAAACTGATATCAATGGTCAATATGTTCTGCAGGCTGATCTTACCAATGATGTAAATACCGAAGGTGATTATGCAATGGTGAACTTTGTTTTGAAATATCCTTATGTGATAACCTCCGGCGAATTATATGTATTTGGCGAATTGAATAATAACCAAATGAACAACCAAAACAAAATGACCTACGATTACGACCTTCAACAATACACTGCGCAATTATACCTCAAACAAGGATACTACAACTATTTGTATATGTATAAAGGCATAGGATCTTCTAAAGGAGAACTTATCTACACGGAAGGAAATCATTTTGAATCGGAGAACGACTACCAGTTATTTATTTATCAGCACATGTACGATCGTGACTACGACCGAATAGTCGGTTGTTCCATCTTTAATTCTATAAAGTGA
- a CDS encoding TonB-dependent receptor, with protein sequence MRKIFTILTILLLSTPFSLLAQNRTISGVVKDSETGLSIPGATVMVKENNGIGASTDLEGKFTLSVPPLSANLIIRSVGYTEMEVSIGTSTSLTINLSPEDFDLDAVVISASRRQEKILDAPASISLITTEQLKNTVAITPMANIKGVPGVDIVNTGLIQTNVVVRGFNNIFSGSLLMMVDNRYCAVPSLRANVATFIPTDNADLERIEILRGPASALYGPNCSNGVVHMITKSPLSQEKKYMTTASVGLGFRSKISDTILISNPLFSDDLAADTNFSYSPLFDDDAIGDRMFYTASFRHSGKIKDKFGYKISFTYLNGNDWLYDDPFEPNYIQQGYQTSEGRIPFGDTIPNMRDTHIEKIGVDLRFDYRFKNSAEIIFTGGLTENDGIELTGIGAGQAVNWKYYYAQLRYTNKDWFAQAFINGSDAGDTYLFRTGDLIIDHSKQYVAQLQHSSDLMNKKLNLIYGVDGIYTVPDTENTINGKNEEDDNILEVGAYTQGDYKVNNKFSLIAALRYDYHNFVDQPFFAPRAAVVYKANQKNTFRLTYNRSFSAPSSNNLNLDILQLSDLTGYSGLFQTILGSDYEPAMPLYAIGNREGFTYSYDDIGMPQYTSPFAEYLGYGSDQYFSLDNSLEINNVIWDATRGLLETAFNATIPGLGVALVGWLPDDITVAANTVAALNLTTSSFDVIDPKNITDYSAIMNSASNTIEVGWKGSLFNDKVFATVDVYYNLIQDYVSPLTDITPNVFIDGAELAAYVTPIIMENYNDTTGSNEFLASLVTSTLDNDPSYGGNGNGTGADEFINLVLEAGAGLPVGTISPTQYPDGAKYVTYVNLGDISVFGADLGVTWYASDALTMQFSYSWVDKDSVPLEGAQLGYVGLNAPKNKLAVRGFYDIKKLDLNVGLNFRWQESYPANSGAYVGTVEQIHDLDLTLNYSPDYIKDTQFSLLITNLYNHEQQYFVGAPKIGSTYFFKITKWF encoded by the coding sequence ATGAGAAAAATTTTTACGATCCTTACTATCCTCTTACTAAGCACACCTTTCAGCCTGTTAGCCCAAAACCGCACAATTTCAGGAGTTGTAAAAGATTCGGAAACCGGACTTTCCATTCCAGGAGCTACTGTAATGGTTAAGGAAAATAATGGAATCGGGGCTTCTACCGACCTCGAAGGCAAGTTTACATTGAGTGTTCCTCCCCTCTCTGCAAACCTTATTATCAGATCGGTAGGATACACGGAAATGGAAGTATCCATAGGCACTTCCACATCCCTCACCATAAATTTGTCACCGGAAGATTTTGATCTGGATGCCGTAGTTATCAGCGCATCCAGAAGACAGGAAAAAATATTGGATGCACCCGCTTCGATAAGTCTCATCACCACCGAGCAGCTTAAAAATACTGTAGCAATAACTCCAATGGCCAATATTAAAGGTGTTCCGGGGGTTGATATTGTGAATACCGGACTTATTCAAACCAACGTGGTGGTGAGAGGATTTAATAACATTTTTTCAGGTTCCTTGCTGATGATGGTGGATAACAGATATTGCGCAGTGCCTTCTTTAAGGGCAAATGTGGCCACTTTTATCCCAACCGATAATGCGGATCTCGAACGAATTGAAATTTTACGCGGTCCTGCATCGGCACTTTATGGACCAAATTGTTCGAATGGAGTGGTTCATATGATCACAAAATCTCCACTTTCTCAGGAAAAAAAATACATGACCACAGCAAGTGTGGGATTGGGATTCAGAAGTAAAATTTCAGATACTATTTTAATATCAAACCCCTTATTTTCTGATGATCTGGCAGCCGATACCAATTTTAGTTATAGCCCTTTGTTTGATGATGATGCAATTGGTGATAGGATGTTTTATACTGCCTCTTTTCGTCATTCAGGAAAAATAAAGGATAAATTCGGATATAAGATCTCATTTACCTATCTCAATGGAAATGATTGGTTGTATGATGATCCTTTTGAACCAAATTATATTCAGCAGGGATATCAAACTTCTGAAGGTAGAATTCCATTTGGCGACACTATTCCAAATATGCGCGATACCCATATTGAAAAAATAGGTGTTGATCTGCGTTTTGATTATCGCTTTAAAAATTCAGCAGAGATCATTTTTACCGGAGGACTTACAGAAAATGATGGTATTGAATTAACAGGTATCGGTGCTGGACAGGCAGTGAACTGGAAATATTATTATGCACAATTGCGATATACAAACAAGGATTGGTTTGCTCAGGCATTTATTAATGGAAGTGATGCGGGAGATACATATTTATTTCGCACCGGTGATCTTATTATCGACCATTCGAAACAATATGTTGCCCAACTTCAACACTCAAGCGATTTGATGAATAAAAAATTAAACCTAATTTATGGAGTGGATGGTATTTATACAGTTCCCGACACGGAGAATACGATAAATGGAAAAAATGAAGAGGATGATAATATTTTGGAAGTAGGTGCATATACACAAGGTGATTATAAAGTAAATAACAAATTTAGTTTGATCGCGGCGTTAAGATATGATTATCACAATTTTGTTGATCAGCCTTTCTTTGCACCACGGGCTGCTGTTGTTTATAAGGCTAATCAAAAAAATACTTTTAGATTAACTTACAACCGCTCCTTTTCTGCACCAAGCTCCAATAATTTAAATCTCGATATACTACAATTAAGTGATCTGACAGGTTATTCCGGATTATTCCAAACTATTTTGGGTTCCGATTATGAGCCTGCCATGCCATTATATGCAATTGGAAACAGAGAAGGATTTACCTATTCTTATGATGATATCGGAATGCCACAATACACCTCTCCATTTGCCGAATATTTGGGTTATGGATCTGATCAATATTTTTCATTGGACAATAGTCTTGAAATAAATAATGTTATTTGGGATGCAACAAGAGGTTTACTGGAAACTGCATTTAATGCAACAATTCCGGGACTAGGTGTTGCACTTGTTGGATGGTTGCCTGATGATATAACCGTAGCTGCAAATACTGTTGCTGCGTTAAATCTTACCACTTCTTCATTCGATGTAATTGATCCAAAAAACATTACAGATTACAGTGCAATAATGAACTCGGCATCTAATACTATTGAAGTGGGATGGAAAGGCTCTCTATTTAATGATAAAGTTTTTGCAACCGTTGATGTTTATTATAATTTGATTCAGGATTATGTAAGTCCGCTAACCGATATCACACCGAATGTATTTATTGATGGTGCTGAACTTGCAGCTTATGTTACTCCTATTATTATGGAAAATTATAATGATACCACCGGATCAAATGAATTTCTCGCTTCACTTGTTACTTCAACATTAGATAATGATCCTTCTTATGGTGGAAATGGAAATGGCACAGGAGCAGATGAATTTATTAATCTTGTTTTGGAAGCAGGTGCGGGTTTACCCGTGGGAACAATTTCACCAACACAATATCCCGATGGTGCAAAATATGTTACCTATGTTAATCTAGGAGATATTTCTGTTTTTGGTGCCGATCTTGGTGTTACCTGGTATGCAAGTGATGCACTTACCATGCAATTTTCTTATTCGTGGGTAGATAAAGATTCTGTTCCATTGGAAGGTGCGCAATTGGGTTATGTTGGATTAAATGCACCTAAAAATAAATTAGCAGTGCGTGGATTTTACGATATTAAAAAGCTTGACCTAAATGTGGGATTAAACTTCCGTTGGCAAGAATCATATCCGGCAAATTCTGGCGCTTATGTTGGAACTGTGGAACAAATTCATGACCTCGACCTAACCTTAAATTATTCACCGGATTACATTAAAGACACCCAGTTTTCGTTGTTGATCACCAATTTATATAATCACGAACAACAATATTTTGTTGGCGCACCCAAAATTGGAAGTACTTATTTCTTTAAGATCACCAAATGGTTTTAA